The genomic segment AGATTCACCGACATGTTGTATCCCGGCTGGAAGGTAGAGACCAAAGGATAGGTGCGCGTAGAGGCAAGACCTGCCAACCACCGTGGATCTAGCGCTGGTGACCACTGCACCACAGCGTTACCCAAGGTATCGATGCCTCGTCGACCAGCACGACCGGTCAGCTGAGTGTATTGACCTGGAGTCAGATCCACATGGCCTTCACCATTGAATTTGACCATTTTTTCCAACACCACGGTGCGCGCTGGCATGTTGATGCCCAATGCGAGAGTCTCAGTAGCAAAGACCGCACGCACGAGTCCCTTAACAAAGAGCTCTTCCACAATATGCCTAAACGCAGGCAACATTCCGGCATGGTGAGCTGCAAAGCCGCGCATGAGGGCAGCACGCCACTGTTTGAAGTTCAGTACCTGGAGATCTTCTTCAGGGATACCGACAACACCGGCGTCAACAATGCGTGCGATCTCTTCTGCTTCAGCCTGATCAGTGAGTACCAATTTGGACCGCAGGCACTGGAACATCGCGCCATCGCATCCTGCGCGAGAGAAAATAAAGGTAATCGCGGGAAGCATGTTGATGCCCTTGAGGATGCTCAGCACTTCAGGTCGGCCCAGTGGCCTGTGGCGATCTTGTTCCCGGGGCTTGCCCGAGCGTGGTTCTGGGCTATCGCCCTTACTGCGCGCGCGAAAACCTTCACCGGAACGATAAGCGGAACGCCCCTGCTCGCTTTGCGGCTTGTTGAGACGATCAATAGTGGCCTCAAGCTGCTTATTCACTCGGCCATCAGTACCTGGTTCAAACAGCGGCATGACTTTGCGCTGCACCATCATGTACTGATCCAGCGGAACTGGTCGGTGATCGGTGACAATCACGCGTGTATCACCGCGAACAGTAGTCAGCCATTCACCGAACTCTTCAGAGTTGGACACGGTGGCAGATAGTCCGATGATGTTTACGGAATCATCCAGGTTAAGGATGACTTCTTCCCACACCGCACCTCGTGAGGCATCAGCAAGGAAGTGGATCTCATCCATCACCACGTGGCTCAGGCGCTCTAGCGCAAACGAGCGTGCGTAGATCATATTGCGCAGCACTTCGGTGGTCATGACAACGATGTCTGCATCATGGTTGATGGATACATCACCAGTGAGCAAGCCGACGGCATCCGAGCCGTGTTTCGCGACTAAATCGTGGTATTTCTGATTGCTCAGTGCTTTGATCGGGGTGGTATAAAAGCACTTTGTCCCTCGCGATAATGCGAGGGACACTGCGAATTCTCCAACGATGGTTTTGCCGGCGCCGGTGGGCGCACACACTAACACACCGTGGTCTTCTTCGACGGCCTGGCAGCCTTTGATCTGGAAGTCATCCAGATCAAAACCCAGATCCGTAACAAACTCTAAAAGATGGGTGCCCTTATCGGCAGAAAAACTCATGCCTCTAAGGGTACCTGGCTAGGTCCTAGAGCACGTCACCGAAGTCGGCGCGCCCAGTCTTATAGCTTATCGACGCCTCATTGCTGGGATTATTCATCTCGGAGGGAGCCACTGGTGTAGGGGTGCTCACCGGGCGTGGTGCATCTTCTCCACCTGATGATGTATCTAGTGGAGATGCAGAAAGATCATCACTATCCAACCATTCTGGACGTTTCTTCGCACGACGTTTGTCATTGAAACGACAGAATTGAATAGCCAATTCCACCAGCACAGTCAGAGACAATGCCAACACCAGCATGGTGAATGGATCTTGTCCTGGAGTCATGAACGCCGCGAAAACGAACAAGATCATGATGATCATACGTCGTTTGTCCTTGATGGCGTCATAGGTCAAAATTCCCACAACATTGAGCATGCCGATGACCAATGGAACCTCGAAGCTCACACCGAAAATCATGAGCAAGGCAAGAAGGAAGTTGAAATACCTTTCACCGGTTAGTGCTGCAGCTTGAGTATCGCCGCCAATGGTCAGCAAGAATTCCAAACCATAGGAAACAACGAAATACGCAAGAACTGCGCCACCGACAAAAAGTAGCACTGCGATAGAGACAAAAACGGCAGTATAGCGACGCTCATTTTTCATCAAACCTGGGGTGATAAAACCCCAGAGCTGGCTAAGCCACACAGGAGATGCCAGTACTAGACCGACTAATGCCGATACTTTAAGACGCAGCATG from the Corynebacterium crudilactis genome contains:
- a CDS encoding DEAD/DEAH box helicase codes for the protein MSFSADKGTHLLEFVTDLGFDLDDFQIKGCQAVEEDHGVLVCAPTGAGKTIVGEFAVSLALSRGTKCFYTTPIKALSNQKYHDLVAKHGSDAVGLLTGDVSINHDADIVVMTTEVLRNMIYARSFALERLSHVVMDEIHFLADASRGAVWEEVILNLDDSVNIIGLSATVSNSEEFGEWLTTVRGDTRVIVTDHRPVPLDQYMMVQRKVMPLFEPGTDGRVNKQLEATIDRLNKPQSEQGRSAYRSGEGFRARSKGDSPEPRSGKPREQDRHRPLGRPEVLSILKGINMLPAITFIFSRAGCDGAMFQCLRSKLVLTDQAEAEEIARIVDAGVVGIPEEDLQVLNFKQWRAALMRGFAAHHAGMLPAFRHIVEELFVKGLVRAVFATETLALGINMPARTVVLEKMVKFNGEGHVDLTPGQYTQLTGRAGRRGIDTLGNAVVQWSPALDPRWLAGLASTRTYPLVSTFQPGYNMSVNLLKTIGYEPSLRLLEKSFAQFQADGSVVGDVREIERAEAKVAELRAQLHKEITATNPAVREDQDAVDVFVDYMQLRRELNEEEKLNRKQSLEDRNVETVRVLAKLQIGDVIAMPGRKRPVLAVVMTPANQSRDPRPWITTESGWSGRIDAESFTNPPIAIGHMRLTRQAIEEPRRHARRVQEQFRREHFKRPNKMREFARVRPSETVTTLRNAIRDHEAHHWPDREHLARTAERMIRKERDLSKLTGNVDKAKETLGRTFERILSLLSEMDYVDYTDPTNPVITDEGERLAKIHSDTDLLVAQCLKRGIWDNLDPAELAGVVSMCTFENRRETGGEAQAVTEAMADSMNSVERIWGELVDDEKRHRLPITRQPEAGFATAIHQWASGAPLGYCMAAAAENGAELTPGDFVRWCRQVIDLLEQIAKTAYAEDTTRTARQAIDAIRRGVVAIGS
- the tatC gene encoding twin-arginine translocase subunit TatC produces the protein MSIVEHIKEFRRRLLISLAGILIGTVVGFIWYDSSFLSFPTLGELLRDPYCSLPAEARYAFSESDECRLLATGPFDPFMLRLKVSALVGLVLASPVWLSQLWGFITPGLMKNERRYTAVFVSIAVLLFVGGAVLAYFVVSYGLEFLLTIGGDTQAAALTGERYFNFLLALLMIFGVSFEVPLVIGMLNVVGILTYDAIKDKRRMIIMILFVFAAFMTPGQDPFTMLVLALSLTVLVELAIQFCRFNDKRRAKKRPEWLDSDDLSASPLDTSSGGEDAPRPVSTPTPVAPSEMNNPSNEASISYKTGRADFGDVL